Within the Leptotrichia sp. oral taxon 498 genome, the region GAATCAACATCCAAATGTACATTTCCAGCATATTTTGAAATTAAAATTACAGCTATACTGAATAACAATGGAAAAACCACTCCAATTGCAGAATCTTCCTTGACAAGTCTTGTCGAATTAAGAAGTTCCACAAGGTAAACAGTTAAAACTCCAACTATTCCCGCACCAACGATTAACAAGGGAGAATTTAAGTCATGAACTGCAAAAAATGCAACTACAATCCCAAGTAAGATAGTGTGCGTAATCGCATCTGAAACCATCGCCATACTTTTTAAAACCAGAAATGTCCCCAAAATAGAGCAGGCACTTGCAACCATTATTGCAATAAGCTGTATTTCCAATGAAAAACCCATAATTTATTTCCCCCTTTCCAAATTATTTATTTTTAAACTATTTAATTCTATTTTTTTATTTTTAAGTTTTTTTCTAAATTCTTTTTTTCTTTTCTGATTTCTTATAATTTTAAATACAATCCCTCTTTTGTTTGAGAAAAGAATGCTAACAACCACGATTATACTTATAACTATAACGATAACAGGTCCAGTTGGCAAATTACTTTCACTTATACTGATTAAAGTTCCAAGCAATCCTGATATTCCTCCAAAAAACGCCGCCAAAATTACCATAATCGAAAGTTTGTCTGTCCATTGCCGTGCTGCAACTGCTGGAGAAATAAGCATCGCACTTATTAAAATTACTCCTGCCGCTTGAATACCAATTATTACGGTTGTTACAATCAATATGGAAATTAATATTTCGATTTTCTTGCTTGGAAATCCCAATGTTTTGGCAAAATCAGAGTCAAATGAAACAATTTTAAATTCCTTCCAGAAAAGAATAATTATAATTAGAAGAATAATCCCTGTAATGAAGATAATATTTACATCTCTTTCAATAAATGTCGATGCTTGCCCAAAAATAAATTTATTTAATCCCGATTTATTTGCACCTGGCAATTTATTCAAATAAGAAAGTAAAACTAGCCCTAACCCAAAAAATACCGATAAAATCAATGCCAAAGCACTATCAAATTTTATTTTTGTATAATTTTGAATTAATTGAATCAAACCAATACATACAATTCCTGTTATTAAAGCACCTAGCAGCAAAACTTCTGTATTTTTCACGTTTGTAAATAAAAAAGCTAAGCAAACTCCAGGAAGTGAAGCATGAGAAACTGCATCTCCCAATAAACTTTGCTTTCGTAAAACGGCAAAACATCCAAGTATTCCAGAAACCATTCCAAGCAATAGACAGCCAAGTGCAACTGTTCTAAAAGTATGATCAGAAATAAGAAGATTTAATATATTCATTTTAATCCTCCTTTTCGATTTCAAGATGATTTTTATTATCTTGAGTTAATTTTTTACTTTTATATGTTTTTTCAATATTTTCAGGAGTAAAAATTTCCTCTACAGGGCCAGAAGCTATAACAGAAACATTTATAAACGTCACATAGTCAAAATAATCCTTTACCGTTTGTAAATCATGATGAACAACAATTACGGTCTTTTTCTCATCACGTAATTTTTTTAGAATATTTACAATAGATTTTTCAGTTTTGCTATCAACACCTTGAAAAGGCTCATCCATAAAGTATATTTCTGCATCTTGCACTAAGGCTCTTGCCAAAAATACCCTTTGTTGCTGTCCACCAGACAATTGGCTTATCTGCCTATCTGAAAACTCATCCATTTCGACTTTATGAATAGCTTCCTTTGTTTTTTCCTTATCAATTTTTCTAACTTTCTTTAACCATCCAACTTTTCCATAACGTCCCATTTCCACAACATCAAACACAGTAGTCGGAAAATCCCAGTCAACACTTCCTCTCTGAGGTACATAAGCAATCTTATCCCTTACTTTACCGTATTTTTCATTATAAAATTTCACCTCGCCAGTGACAGGATTTATCAAATCAAGCATCGCCTTAATCAAAGTAGATTTCCCAGCTCCATTCGGCCCCACTATCGCCATAAGAATACCTTTTTTGATACCCAGCTCAACATCCCATAAAACAGGTTTATCTTCATATGCTATTGTTAAATCTTCAACTTTTATAATAATATCATCAGAAACATTTTGATTCATTTTACTTCTCTCCTAAATTTAAAAATTATAACATAGCAAAACAACTTTAAGGAATTTTTTTATGTTTTACATAATAAAAGGGGAGTGATAATTAAAGTTATTCTGCTATGTTTTTTTGAATTATTTTATATATAATTAATAAAAATAATTACCGATTTTATTTTAATGCATTTACAATTGTATCAGCATTTGCCTTAACTGTTTTAATATAAGTTTCAGAATTATGTGCTTTATCTCCTAGCGAATCTGAATACAATTCTCCACCTATTTTAACTTCTTTTCCTCTAGCTTTTACAGCTTCCTGCAATGCTTCTATACTTTTTTTCGGAACAGAAGATTCAACAAATATTGCTTTTATATTTCTTTGTACAATGAAATTAGCTAAGTCACTTATGTTTTTTGTACCAGTTTCAGAATCTGTAGAAACACCTTGTATAGCTTTTACTTCCAATCCAAATTGTTCTCCAAAGTAGTTAAAAGCATCGTGTGCTGTTACAAGAACTCTACTTTTTTCAGGAATTTCATTTATTCTTGTTTTTACATAAGTTGTAAGTTCATTTAGTTCAGCTTTGTATTTTTTCAAATTTTCTTTGTAGTAATTACTATTTTTAGGATCATATTTGCTTAATTCAGCTTCTATTGCCTCAGCTTCCTTTTCCCATAATTCTGTATTGAACCATACATGCGGATCAGGAGTATTTTGGTCAACTAGATGAATTTTACTTTTATCCAGTTTATCTCCAACATTTAGTATATTTTTGTTTTGAGAAGTTAACTTTTCAAAAATTTCTGTCATTTTACCTTCCAAATGCAGTCCACCATAGACTATGATGTCAGCATTTCCAAGTTTTTCAATATCTCCTGCACTAGCACTATACAAATGTGGATCTACTCCTTCTCCCATAAGTCCTGTAACTTCGACTTTATCTCCACCAATTGTTTTTACAAGGTCAGTAAGCATTGTCGTTGTTGTCGTAACTTTTATTTTTTTACCTGATGAAGCTCCACCTTTTCCACAAGATATTAGTAGCATCATTGCTACACATACTGCGATTACTAAGTTTAATTTTGTTAATACGTTGTTTTTACTCATTATCTGTCTCCTCCAAATCTTTATTTTTTTTATAAACCTCAATCATATCTGCTGCATTAAAAGCCACTATTTTTCCATTATTTTGCTCACTTTTCAAATATATCGGTCCATTAAACGGATCTTTTCTTTCTACAATATATTTTTCCTTTAAATTTATATCTAAATCTCGTAGATAATCATATAATTCAATATTATCCTCTACACTTAATATAACAATTTCATCATTTTCCTCAGCTTCAGATAATTTTATAATATTTTCCTCATCCAAGTTTTCTAAATCATAGAAAATCGGGCTTCCGTGCGGACATTCCTTAGGATAAAACAGGAATTTTTCCAGCTTTTGAAGAAGTTTATTGCTAGTTACATGTTCC harbors:
- a CDS encoding metal ABC transporter permease; translated protein: MNILNLLISDHTFRTVALGCLLLGMVSGILGCFAVLRKQSLLGDAVSHASLPGVCLAFLFTNVKNTEVLLLGALITGIVCIGLIQLIQNYTKIKFDSALALILSVFFGLGLVLLSYLNKLPGANKSGLNKFIFGQASTFIERDVNIIFITGIILLIIIILFWKEFKIVSFDSDFAKTLGFPSKKIEILISILIVTTVIIGIQAAGVILISAMLISPAVAARQWTDKLSIMVILAAFFGGISGLLGTLISISESNLPTGPVIVIVISIIVVVSILFSNKRGIVFKIIRNQKRKKEFRKKLKNKKIELNSLKINNLERGK
- a CDS encoding metal ABC transporter ATP-binding protein, producing MNQNVSDDIIIKVEDLTIAYEDKPVLWDVELGIKKGILMAIVGPNGAGKSTLIKAMLDLINPVTGEVKFYNEKYGKVRDKIAYVPQRGSVDWDFPTTVFDVVEMGRYGKVGWLKKVRKIDKEKTKEAIHKVEMDEFSDRQISQLSGGQQQRVFLARALVQDAEIYFMDEPFQGVDSKTEKSIVNILKKLRDEKKTVIVVHHDLQTVKDYFDYVTFINVSVIASGPVEEIFTPENIEKTYKSKKLTQDNKNHLEIEKED
- a CDS encoding metal ABC transporter solute-binding protein, Zn/Mn family; protein product: MSKNNVLTKLNLVIAVCVAMMLLISCGKGGASSGKKIKVTTTTTMLTDLVKTIGGDKVEVTGLMGEGVDPHLYSASAGDIEKLGNADIIVYGGLHLEGKMTEIFEKLTSQNKNILNVGDKLDKSKIHLVDQNTPDPHVWFNTELWEKEAEAIEAELSKYDPKNSNYYKENLKKYKAELNELTTYVKTRINEIPEKSRVLVTAHDAFNYFGEQFGLEVKAIQGVSTDSETGTKNISDLANFIVQRNIKAIFVESSVPKKSIEALQEAVKARGKEVKIGGELYSDSLGDKAHNSETYIKTVKANADTIVNALK
- a CDS encoding metal-dependent transcriptional regulator; its protein translation is MSRSIEDYLKGIYTLKKKKEYSNKKLAEYLNISPASVSEMIKKLANDDYLTIDKKTVKLTEKGNSFALDIIRKHRVWEVFLFEKLGYEKKEVHKEAEILEHVTSNKLLQKLEKFLFYPKECPHGSPIFYDLENLDEENIIKLSEAEENDEIVILSVEDNIELYDYLRDLDINLKEKYIVERKDPFNGPIYLKSEQNNGKIVAFNAADMIEVYKKNKDLEETDNE